In Armatimonadota bacterium, a genomic segment contains:
- the merA gene encoding mercury(II) reductase, which translates to MARAPHTDEIYDLVILGSGTTAFAAAIRAAELGRTAVMTEHRVLGGTCVNRGCLPSKNLIEAARVYREATHPRFPGLLPRGMDLDVRALIRQKDEVVHDFRDRKYQAIVADSDRITVHTGRARFAPDGAVEVDGRRLRGRHYLVATGSRPALPPIPGLDRVPYLTSDLLAADEAQELWELPRSLLIVGGGYVALELGQLFSRLGSTVTVLERSARLLPAHEPEVSASVAELLQAEGVNVVTRVAVTAVEPAGERVVALARVGGVEARYEADRLLVATGRRPNTDDLGLEHVGVETDERGFVLVDESLRTTAPGIWAAGDVIGAHTGSHLATPVGAHDGVIVADNALGGRDRRVDHTVIPRTIFTDPQVATVGLTEAEAVRRGHRCWCSSVPLGVVPRAGAVRDTRGVVKMVLDRETRRVLGVSMVGRDAGEVIHEAAMGLRFGATVHDFIDLVHVYPTMAEALKIVALSFFKDVERLSCCAE; encoded by the coding sequence GCGTTTGCGGCGGCCATCCGGGCGGCCGAGCTCGGGCGGACCGCGGTGATGACGGAACACCGCGTCCTGGGCGGCACCTGCGTCAACCGCGGCTGCCTGCCCAGCAAGAACCTCATCGAGGCCGCGCGCGTCTACCGGGAGGCGACGCACCCCCGCTTCCCCGGCCTCCTCCCGCGCGGCATGGACCTGGATGTCCGCGCCCTCATCCGGCAGAAGGACGAGGTCGTCCACGACTTCCGGGACCGGAAGTACCAGGCCATCGTCGCCGACAGCGACCGCATCACGGTGCACACGGGCCGCGCCCGCTTCGCTCCGGACGGGGCGGTGGAGGTGGACGGCCGCCGCCTCCGCGGCCGCCATTACCTCGTCGCCACCGGCTCCCGCCCGGCGCTGCCACCCATCCCGGGGCTCGACCGCGTCCCCTACCTCACCTCCGACCTACTGGCCGCGGACGAGGCGCAGGAGCTGTGGGAGCTGCCGCGCTCCCTGCTCATCGTGGGAGGCGGGTACGTCGCGTTGGAGCTCGGCCAGCTCTTCAGCCGCCTGGGCAGCACGGTGACCGTGCTGGAGCGGAGCGCGCGGCTGCTGCCGGCCCACGAGCCCGAGGTTTCCGCGAGCGTGGCGGAGCTCCTGCAGGCGGAAGGGGTGAACGTGGTGACGCGGGTCGCGGTCACCGCCGTGGAGCCCGCGGGGGAGCGGGTGGTGGCTTTGGCCCGCGTCGGCGGCGTGGAGGCGCGGTACGAGGCCGACCGGCTGCTCGTGGCGACCGGCCGGCGACCCAACACCGACGACCTCGGCCTGGAGCACGTGGGCGTGGAGACCGACGAGCGCGGGTTCGTGCTGGTCGACGAGTCCCTGCGCACGACCGCTCCCGGGATCTGGGCGGCGGGGGACGTCATCGGGGCGCACACCGGCAGCCACCTGGCCACGCCGGTGGGCGCCCACGACGGCGTGATCGTGGCGGACAACGCCCTGGGCGGACGGGACCGTCGCGTCGACCACACGGTCATCCCCCGCACGATCTTCACCGACCCGCAGGTGGCCACGGTGGGCCTGACGGAAGCCGAGGCGGTGCGGCGGGGACACCGGTGCTGGTGCAGCAGCGTGCCCCTGGGGGTGGTCCCGCGCGCAGGCGCGGTGCGGGACACCCGCGGGGTGGTGAAGATGGTGCTGGACCGGGAGACGCGGCGGGTGCTGGGGGTCAGCATGGTCGGCCGGGACGCCGGGGAGGTCATCCACGAGGCGGCGATGGGCCTGCGGTTTGGCGCCACGGTCCACGACTTCATCGACCTGGTCCACGTCTACCCGACGATGGCCGAGGCCCTGAAGATCGTGGCCCTCTCCTTCTTCAAGGACGTCGAGCGGCTCTCGTGCTGTGCGGAGTAG
- a CDS encoding ATP-dependent Clp protease proteolytic subunit — protein MSLVDLLWIFLLLSAIQPAVQRWMLQRARIALLQRLERRRGSRAITLIHRQETMSLLGFPIVRYIDINDSEEVLRAIRLTPPEMPIDLLLHTPGGLVLAAEQIARALREHKGKVTVFVPHYAMSGGSLIAMAADEIVMDPHAVLGPIDPQLGQFPAASILTVLQRKPIQEVDDQTIILADIAEKAQRQVRSVVQDLLGDKMGAEEAARLAEVLTQGTWTHDYPITVQEVRALGLPVSTDMPEEVYRLMDLFPQAAQRRPSVEYIPVPYRGTEPPPAPRPRVPQR, from the coding sequence TTGAGCCTCGTCGACCTCCTCTGGATCTTCCTCCTCCTCTCGGCCATCCAGCCCGCCGTGCAGCGGTGGATGCTGCAGCGGGCGCGGATCGCCTTGTTGCAGCGCCTGGAGCGGCGCCGGGGCTCCCGCGCCATCACCCTCATCCACCGCCAGGAGACGATGAGCCTGCTCGGCTTCCCCATCGTCCGCTACATCGACATCAACGACTCCGAGGAGGTGCTGCGGGCCATCCGCCTGACGCCCCCGGAGATGCCCATCGACCTGCTGCTCCACACCCCCGGCGGCCTCGTGCTGGCCGCGGAGCAGATCGCCCGCGCCCTGCGCGAGCACAAGGGCAAGGTCACGGTCTTCGTGCCCCACTACGCCATGTCGGGCGGGAGCCTCATCGCCATGGCGGCGGACGAGATCGTCATGGACCCACACGCCGTGCTCGGCCCCATCGACCCGCAGCTCGGCCAGTTCCCGGCCGCCTCCATCCTGACGGTCCTGCAGCGCAAGCCCATCCAGGAGGTGGACGACCAGACCATCATCCTGGCCGACATCGCCGAGAAGGCCCAGCGCCAGGTGCGCAGCGTGGTGCAGGACCTCCTGGGGGACAAGATGGGCGCGGAGGAAGCGGCGCGCCTGGCCGAGGTGCTGACCCAGGGGACCTGGACCCACGACTACCCCATCACGGTGCAGGAGGTGCGGGCGCTCGGCCTGCCGGTCTCCACTGACATGCCGGAGGAGGTCTACCGGCTCATGGACCTCTTCCCCCAGGCCGCGCAGCGCCGCCCGTCGGTGGAGTACATCCCCGTCCCCTACCGCGGCACGGAGCCGCCGCCAGCGCCGCGGCCGCGCGTGCCTCAGCGGTAG
- a CDS encoding PIN domain-containing protein yields the protein MILPDANVLVYALNEDAGEHHDSRAVVDAALDGTLPGALVPQVLIEAYAVLTDARRIRTPLEPEVAWQEMNALRAGLRTFDLTPQVLDILTGIIASRRPSGQDIFDALLVAQMRAHGIDILCTYNVDDFRGYPGLTVESPPQTLARTGLR from the coding sequence ATGATCCTGCCCGACGCGAACGTCCTGGTCTATGCGCTCAACGAGGATGCCGGGGAGCACCACGACAGCCGCGCGGTCGTCGACGCCGCGCTCGACGGCACGCTTCCCGGCGCCCTGGTCCCGCAGGTCCTCATCGAGGCTTACGCGGTGCTCACCGATGCCCGCCGCATCAGGACCCCCCTTGAACCGGAGGTGGCGTGGCAGGAGATGAATGCGCTCCGGGCGGGCTTGCGGACGTTCGACCTCACACCGCAGGTCTTGGACATCCTGACCGGCATCATCGCCTCACGTCGGCCGTCCGGCCAGGACATCTTCGATGCGTTACTCGTCGCGCAGATGCGGGCGCACGGCATCGATATCCTGTGCACGTACAACGTGGACGACTTCAGGGGCTATCCGGGCCTCACGGTCGAGAGCCCACCGCAAACGCTGGCACGAACCGGACTCAGGTGA
- a CDS encoding cytochrome c oxidase assembly protein, protein MTFLAHVPPAQPLSLSLWSWEPEVLAALAAGTAGWLWVSTRFPTRRPQRLCGWAALAVAALALLSPLHAAAERSFTFHMAQHLLLMMVAAPLLALALPSAFLGWLRRRRVLGPVVTALWTPLPAFLLYHAVLFGWHLPALYDAALRVEALHALQHATFLLGSLALWGVLLAPDPHVVQATVGGRIALVLAANVLNWLLSFALALAERPLYAGYVASVGAPMARPWNLSPLDDLRLGGGVMWVMGNMTFGLVLLWLVLAALDREGRRVGEGVSYR, encoded by the coding sequence ATGACATTCCTGGCGCACGTGCCTCCGGCCCAGCCCCTCTCCCTCTCCCTGTGGTCGTGGGAGCCCGAGGTGCTGGCGGCGCTGGCCGCGGGGACGGCAGGCTGGCTGTGGGTGTCCACCCGCTTTCCCACGCGCCGCCCGCAGCGCCTCTGCGGCTGGGCGGCGCTCGCGGTCGCCGCGCTCGCCCTGCTCTCGCCGCTCCATGCCGCCGCCGAGCGATCCTTCACCTTCCACATGGCCCAGCACCTGCTGCTGATGATGGTCGCGGCCCCGTTGCTCGCCCTGGCGCTCCCGTCGGCGTTTCTGGGGTGGCTGCGCCGCCGGCGCGTCCTCGGCCCCGTCGTCACCGCCCTGTGGACGCCGCTGCCCGCCTTCCTCCTGTACCACGCCGTGCTCTTCGGCTGGCACCTCCCCGCCCTCTACGACGCGGCGCTGCGCGTGGAGGCCCTGCACGCCCTGCAGCACGCCACCTTCCTCCTCGGCTCGCTGGCGCTGTGGGGCGTGCTGCTGGCCCCTGATCCCCACGTGGTGCAGGCCACGGTGGGCGGGCGGATCGCGCTGGTGCTGGCCGCGAACGTCCTCAACTGGCTGCTGAGCTTCGCGCTGGCGCTGGCCGAGCGGCCCCTCTACGCCGGCTACGTGGCGTCGGTCGGCGCCCCCATGGCGCGTCCGTGGAATCTCTCCCCGCTGGACGACCTCCGCCTCGGCGGTGGGGTGATGTGGGTCATGGGCAACATGACCTTCGGCCTGGTACTCCTGTGGCTCGTGCTGGCGGCCCTGGACCGGGAGGGGCGGCGCGTGGGAGAGGGCGTCTCCTACCGCTGA